Proteins encoded in a region of the Acipenser ruthenus unplaced genomic scaffold, fAciRut3.2 maternal haplotype, whole genome shotgun sequence genome:
- the LOC117401156 gene encoding uncharacterized protein LOC117401156 — MPTTRQETSTIDEEVRQLFQGRNVVADRPAQNNSPAFNMQRNFIRAGAVPGILNRRARFEIMVTLHNKLIKPSLERDQKMNGLLLNKIFKDKTVYLRPSLQLLVVPANAKKDRGTLSDDDDDIEIDLTDSSPPMNSLNVTVLQVIEDAPSELIDAPYSTAGSDGPLIITEEGNATVSRIVQVNGSMLFYLLMKSSAKALKIQYPFPLVVKHPTMNETLGIFSVSWPPRLIQKMFPCLISAGITYGKERNEALKKTLTLQKSLGEIYGQYRRERRSRRPRRAKESFFNHANGVLAPRRPLCGTRPCQVPRLH; from the exons ATGCCTACTACAAGACAGGAGACATCAACTATTGATGAAGAAGTTCGTCAATTGTTTCAAGGGCGGAATGTGGTCGCTGATCGTCCCGCTCAAAATAATTCCCCTGCATTCAATATGCAAAGGAACTTTATCAGAGCCGGAGCAGTTCCAGGGATTTTAAATAGAAGGGCcag ATTTGAAATAATGGTGACACTCCACAACAAATTAATAAAGCCAAGTCTGGAGCGAGACCAAAAGATGAATGGACTGTTACTAAATAAAATTTTCAAGGACAAAACCGTGTACCTTCGTCCATCTTTACAACTGCTGGTCGTTCCTGCAAATGCAAAG AAGGACAGAGGTACTCTgtcagatgatgatgatgatattgaaATAGATTTGACTGATTCCAGTCCACCAATGAACAGCCTGAATGTAACAGTTCTTCAGGTCATTGAGGATGCTCCTTCAGAACTCATAGATGCTCCGTATTCGACAGCAGGTTCAGATGGGCCTCTTATCATAACAGAAGAAGGAAATGCCACAGTTTCCAGGATTGTCCAAG TGAATGGCAGTATGCTATTTTATTTGTTGATGAAGAGCTCAGCAAAAGCTTTGAAGATCCAATACCCCTTTCCACTGGTAGTGAAACATCCCACCATGAACG AGACATTGGGGATATTCTCTGTGAGCTGGCCTCCCAGATTGATACAGAAAATGTTTCCCTGTTTAATATCAGCCGGAATCACCTATGGGAAGGAGCGAAAcgaggctttaaaaaaaactcttacCTTGCAGAAGAGTTTGGGTGAAATTTATGGACAATATAGGAGGGAGCGAAGGAGCCGTCGACCTCGGAGGGCCAAGGAGAGTTTTTTTAACCATGCTAATGGAGTCCTTGCACCAAGGAGGCCTCTTTGTGGGACCAGACCATGCCAAGTTCCTAGACTACATTAG